One Bradyrhizobium manausense DNA segment encodes these proteins:
- a CDS encoding bifunctional 3-(3-hydroxy-phenyl)propionate/3-hydroxycinnamic acid hydroxylase, whose protein sequence is MQDQSVPEDFDVVIVGRGPVGATLANLLGLCGVRTLVLEREARTYHLPRALHFDDECMRVFQTIGLAEAILPHVILSPGMLFLDADGKMLLDWSRPLTLTPMGWNLSYRFHQPNLEDVLIGGLARWPHVTLRNRCDVFALDQDESGVRVRYEDLSNGKLTEVRAGYVIGCDGARSIVRRFIGSGMDDLGFHERWLVVDVLLKRARDDLGDYSLQHCDVRRPATYVRGTGTRRRWEITILPDEDSNDIAQPARVWELLSRWITPEDAELERAAVYTFHSVIAQQWRSRRLLLAGDSAHQTPPFLGQGMCAGIRDAANLAWKLASVIRDGAAPDLLDTYQSERQPHVREFIELAIRLGGLINTKAIEAGLATGEARENAPVKLEVKKPLLGSGLVLGDPTLAGHLAPQFMLKDGSRGDDRIGYSHVLLVENAVHPALSQTGISILTSDDADGVGPWLREHGLTAALIRPDRYIRGIARNDAELDRLIAVIAPPTHVPSAA, encoded by the coding sequence ATGCAAGATCAATCCGTCCCCGAAGATTTCGACGTCGTGATCGTCGGCCGCGGCCCGGTCGGCGCGACGCTTGCCAATCTGCTCGGCCTGTGCGGCGTACGGACGCTGGTGCTGGAGCGTGAGGCGCGGACCTATCATTTGCCGCGCGCTCTGCATTTCGACGACGAATGCATGCGCGTGTTCCAGACCATCGGCCTTGCCGAGGCGATCCTGCCGCACGTCATCCTCAGCCCCGGCATGCTGTTCCTCGACGCCGACGGCAAGATGCTGCTGGACTGGTCGCGGCCGCTGACGCTGACGCCAATGGGCTGGAATCTCAGCTACCGCTTCCACCAGCCCAACCTGGAAGACGTGCTGATCGGCGGCCTCGCGCGCTGGCCGCACGTCACCTTGCGCAACCGCTGCGACGTGTTCGCGCTCGATCAGGACGAGAGCGGCGTGCGCGTCCGCTACGAAGACCTCTCCAACGGCAAACTCACCGAAGTCCGCGCCGGCTATGTGATCGGTTGCGACGGCGCGCGGTCCATCGTTCGCCGCTTCATCGGTTCCGGCATGGACGATCTCGGCTTCCACGAGCGCTGGCTGGTGGTCGACGTGCTGCTCAAGCGCGCGCGCGACGATCTCGGCGACTACAGCCTCCAGCATTGCGATGTCAGGCGGCCGGCCACCTATGTGCGCGGCACCGGCACGCGACGGCGCTGGGAGATCACGATCCTCCCCGACGAGGATTCGAACGACATCGCGCAGCCGGCCAGAGTCTGGGAGCTGCTGTCGCGCTGGATCACGCCTGAGGATGCCGAACTCGAGCGCGCGGCAGTCTATACCTTTCATTCCGTCATCGCGCAGCAATGGCGGAGCCGCCGGCTGCTGCTCGCGGGCGATTCCGCGCATCAGACCCCGCCTTTCCTCGGCCAGGGCATGTGCGCCGGCATCCGTGATGCCGCCAACCTTGCCTGGAAGCTCGCGAGCGTCATCCGCGACGGCGCCGCGCCCGATCTGCTCGATACCTATCAGAGCGAGCGACAGCCGCATGTTCGAGAATTCATCGAGCTCGCCATTCGTCTCGGCGGCCTCATCAACACCAAGGCGATCGAGGCGGGTCTCGCGACCGGAGAAGCGCGCGAGAACGCGCCGGTCAAGCTCGAGGTGAAGAAGCCCCTGCTCGGCTCCGGGCTGGTGCTCGGCGACCCGACCCTCGCGGGACATCTTGCTCCGCAATTCATGCTGAAGGACGGCAGCCGGGGCGACGACCGGATCGGCTACAGCCATGTGCTGCTCGTCGAGAACGCGGTCCACCCCGCTCTCTCGCAAACGGGCATCAGTATCCTGACCAGCGACGATGCCGACGGCGTCGGACCGTGGCTGCGCGAGCACGGCCTGACCGCCGCGCTCATCCGCCCCGACCGCTACATCCGCGGCATCGCCCGTAACGATGCCGAGCTCGACCGGCTCATCGCCGTCATTGCGCCTCCCACCCACGTGCCGTCCGCGGCCTGA
- a CDS encoding DNA-binding transcriptional regulator: protein MSKERTRSGQPRQSEGVRAFKRGLDVLQEINRSGGIRAGDVARALDLPRPTVYRLLETLEELGYVARSASDDRFRVTRLALSLGDGYDPGVVICQAAAPYLAELSKALVWPVDLSTYENAAMVVQETTHSRSPLSIDRGMIGKRLPMLRTSAGRAYLAACPARERDLIVSHLRRIDEADDRPFLDQGRLDRMIAETAARGYATRSEGEYNPKTASIAVPIVRNGAVYGCISIIWIRSALGIEEAMAQFVSQLQETAAAIPVEV from the coding sequence GTGTCCAAGGAGCGGACGCGGAGCGGCCAGCCGCGGCAGTCCGAGGGCGTCCGCGCCTTCAAGCGCGGGCTGGACGTGCTGCAGGAGATCAACCGCTCCGGCGGCATCCGCGCCGGCGACGTCGCCCGCGCGCTCGACTTGCCCCGCCCGACCGTCTACCGCCTGCTCGAAACGCTGGAGGAACTCGGCTATGTCGCCCGCAGCGCCAGCGACGACCGTTTTCGCGTCACCCGGCTCGCACTCAGCCTTGGCGATGGTTACGACCCCGGCGTGGTGATCTGCCAGGCGGCCGCGCCTTATCTCGCCGAGCTGAGCAAAGCCCTGGTCTGGCCTGTCGATCTCTCCACTTACGAGAACGCCGCGATGGTGGTGCAGGAGACCACGCATTCACGCAGCCCGCTCTCGATCGACCGCGGCATGATCGGCAAGCGCTTGCCGATGCTGCGGACGTCCGCGGGCCGCGCCTATCTCGCCGCCTGTCCCGCGCGCGAGCGCGATCTCATCGTCAGTCATCTGCGCCGCATCGATGAGGCCGACGACCGCCCCTTTCTCGACCAGGGCCGCCTCGACCGCATGATCGCCGAGACCGCTGCGCGGGGTTACGCGACCCGCAGCGAGGGCGAATACAATCCCAAGACGGCATCGATTGCCGTGCCGATCGTCCGCAACGGTGCCGTCTACGGCTGCATCTCCATCATCTGGATTCGCTCGGCGCTCGGGATCGAGGAAGCGATGGCGCAGTTCGTCAGCCAGCTTCAGGAGACGGCCGCGGCCATTCCAGTCGAGGTGTAG
- a CDS encoding fumarylacetoacetate hydrolase family protein, translating into MKLLSFIADGRASFGAVKDNGVVDLGTRMAPCTTLRQLLETGRGAEATRLVASTAPDHPLDSISFAPVIPDPGKIICVGLNYRDHVAETGRTVTEKPALFVRFPCSQVGHLQPIVKPMVSDDFDYEGELALVIGKQGRHIRASRALDHIAGYACYNEGSIRDWQRHTSQFLSGKTFAESGSFGPWLVTADEIPDPSKLTLQTRLNGTVVQDTTTDLLITGIPELIAYISTICPLVPGDVIVTGTPGGVGAKRTPPLWMRPGDTVEVEISGIGTLRNKVIAEAA; encoded by the coding sequence ATGAAGCTGCTCTCTTTTATCGCCGACGGCCGCGCCTCCTTCGGGGCCGTCAAGGACAATGGCGTCGTCGATCTCGGCACGCGCATGGCGCCCTGCACCACGCTGCGGCAGTTGCTCGAAACGGGTCGCGGGGCCGAGGCGACAAGGCTGGTCGCATCCACGGCGCCCGATCATCCGCTCGACAGCATCAGCTTCGCGCCTGTGATCCCCGATCCCGGCAAGATCATCTGCGTCGGCCTCAACTACCGTGACCACGTCGCCGAGACCGGCCGCACCGTCACCGAGAAGCCGGCCCTGTTTGTCCGTTTTCCCTGCAGCCAGGTCGGCCATCTCCAGCCGATCGTGAAGCCCATGGTGAGCGACGATTTCGACTATGAGGGCGAGCTCGCTCTGGTCATCGGCAAGCAGGGCCGCCACATTCGAGCCAGCCGCGCGCTCGACCATATCGCCGGCTATGCCTGCTACAACGAGGGCAGCATCCGCGACTGGCAACGCCACACCAGCCAGTTCCTCTCCGGTAAGACGTTTGCCGAGAGCGGCAGCTTCGGTCCGTGGCTGGTGACCGCAGACGAGATCCCTGATCCGTCGAAGCTGACCCTGCAGACGCGCCTCAACGGCACCGTCGTGCAGGACACCACCACCGATCTGCTGATCACAGGCATCCCCGAACTCATCGCCTACATCTCAACGATCTGCCCGCTCGTTCCCGGCGACGTCATCGTCACGGGCACGCCGGGCGGCGTCGGCGCCAAGCGCACGCCACCCTTGTGGATGCGCCCCGGCGATACCGTCGAGGTCGAAATCTCCGGCATCGGAACGCTCCGAAACAAGGTCATCGCCGAGGCGGCCTGA
- a CDS encoding VOC family protein — translation MEITALGYIGINSSQLDQWGQMATGLLGMQQVDRGGKMRAFRMDDRKQRLIVDGSSDAGLAVMGWEVPSTVELDQLAARLESHGVKVTRGSRTLADERHVGELIAFADPAGNRLEAFCKPEIASEPFKPSRPISGFRTGALGMGHVVLNVEDVEPLVPFYRDVLGFHVSDFGLKPYGLYFFHVNGRHHSFAMVGSGRKALHHFMVELGSLDDVGQGYDLAQLEDGRVVYTLGRHTNDHMTSFYVNTPSGFFIEYGWGGRIIDPETWQPHETFDGPSLWGHERLYMPDEQRKRLRDMRLDAAARGVRVPDPRVPALNCAWLDQVVARE, via the coding sequence ATGGAAATCACCGCGCTCGGCTATATCGGGATCAACTCGTCGCAGCTCGACCAATGGGGGCAGATGGCGACCGGCCTGCTCGGCATGCAGCAGGTCGATCGCGGTGGCAAGATGCGCGCGTTTCGCATGGACGATCGCAAGCAGCGCCTGATCGTCGACGGCAGCAGCGATGCCGGCCTTGCAGTGATGGGATGGGAAGTTCCCTCGACCGTTGAGCTAGACCAGCTTGCAGCGCGGCTGGAGAGCCACGGTGTCAAGGTCACACGTGGCTCCCGCACGTTGGCTGACGAGCGGCATGTCGGCGAGCTGATCGCGTTCGCCGATCCCGCCGGAAACCGGCTGGAGGCCTTTTGCAAGCCGGAGATTGCGAGCGAGCCCTTCAAGCCGAGCCGCCCGATCTCGGGCTTTCGCACCGGCGCACTGGGCATGGGGCATGTCGTGCTCAATGTCGAGGATGTCGAGCCGCTGGTGCCGTTCTATCGCGATGTGCTCGGCTTTCACGTCTCCGATTTCGGGCTGAAGCCTTACGGACTCTATTTCTTCCACGTCAACGGCCGCCACCACTCCTTCGCGATGGTCGGTTCGGGGCGCAAGGCGCTGCATCATTTCATGGTCGAGCTCGGCAGCCTCGACGATGTCGGGCAGGGCTACGATCTCGCGCAGCTCGAAGATGGCCGCGTCGTCTACACGCTGGGCCGGCACACCAACGATCACATGACCTCGTTCTATGTGAACACGCCGTCCGGCTTCTTCATCGAATACGGCTGGGGCGGACGCATCATCGATCCCGAGACGTGGCAGCCGCACGAGACCTTTGACGGTCCGTCGCTGTGGGGCCACGAGCGGCTCTACATGCCGGACGAGCAGCGCAAGCGCCTGCGCGACATGCGGCTTGATGCAGCGGCGCGCGGAGTCCGCGTTCCCGATCCGCGCGTGCCTGCGCTGAACTGTGCGTGGCTGGATCAGGTGGTCGCGCGAGAATGA
- a CDS encoding response regulator, whose amino-acid sequence MTATILLVDDHSVVREGYRSVLEKQPGLRVVAEAGDGAEAYRLFKSETPDLVIMDLSMPGIGGVEAVRRIRQWDKAAKILVFTMHENAGFAVQAIRAGARGYVTKTSPPETLVRAVMDVLAGKIAISPDIDHELALSRISGESSAADVLTPREFEVMRLLLAENTTEEIAETLHVSPKTVANLHSLIKDKLGVGSDIELVRLALRQGILTQLDLGDA is encoded by the coding sequence ATGACCGCAACGATCCTGCTGGTCGACGACCATTCGGTCGTTCGCGAAGGGTATCGCTCCGTGCTCGAGAAGCAACCGGGCTTGCGCGTTGTCGCCGAAGCCGGCGACGGCGCGGAGGCCTATCGCCTGTTCAAGTCGGAGACACCCGATCTCGTCATCATGGATCTCAGCATGCCCGGCATCGGCGGCGTCGAGGCTGTCAGGCGGATCAGGCAATGGGACAAGGCCGCAAAGATCCTCGTCTTCACCATGCACGAGAATGCCGGCTTCGCCGTGCAGGCGATCCGCGCCGGCGCGAGAGGCTACGTCACCAAGACCAGCCCGCCCGAAACGCTGGTGCGCGCGGTGATGGACGTGCTCGCCGGCAAGATCGCCATCAGCCCCGACATCGACCACGAGCTGGCGCTGAGCCGGATCAGCGGCGAAAGCTCGGCCGCCGACGTGCTCACGCCGCGCGAATTCGAGGTGATGCGCCTGCTGCTCGCCGAGAACACGACGGAAGAGATCGCCGAGACGCTGCATGTCAGCCCGAAGACGGTGGCGAATTTGCACTCGCTGATCAAGGACAAGCTCGGCGTCGGCTCCGACATCGAGCTGGTCCGGTTGGCGCTGCGCCAGGGAATCTTGACGCAGCTCGATCTCGGCGATGCCTGA
- a CDS encoding ArsR/SmtB family transcription factor: MANQLTQLDQVFAALADPTRRAIVMRLCAGEASVGELAGPFEMALPSFMKHIHVLELSGLVESEKSGRVRTCRLSPEALVGAEDWFQHQRAIWEARLDRFEAYVMKLKKERAAARQPSKTTEKTTNKPSKRKGTES; this comes from the coding sequence ATGGCTAACCAATTGACCCAGCTTGACCAGGTTTTCGCAGCGCTCGCCGATCCCACGCGGCGGGCCATCGTGATGCGGCTCTGCGCCGGCGAGGCTTCGGTCGGCGAGCTCGCCGGGCCCTTCGAGATGGCGCTGCCGAGTTTCATGAAACACATCCACGTGCTCGAGCTGAGCGGGCTCGTGGAGTCCGAGAAATCCGGCCGGGTGCGCACATGTCGTCTCAGTCCCGAGGCGCTCGTCGGCGCGGAAGACTGGTTCCAGCACCAGCGGGCGATCTGGGAGGCGCGGCTCGACCGCTTCGAGGCCTATGTGATGAAGCTCAAGAAGGAGAGGGCGGCCGCAAGGCAGCCGTCCAAGACGACCGAGAAGACAACCAACAAGCCTAGCAAACGGAAAGGTACTGAGTCATGA
- a CDS encoding serine hydrolase — protein MIAQMRDIVAAELAPTVTPDHPGGLAVALHAGNHVEFFSYGFADDATRRPVTPDTLFNLASLRKPFEATLVASGTLRGELRLDDPLPKYLPALNGDYIRKVTVGQLATHTSGLLLPTDHPPWPNDSYTQAQFVAMLNAWTPPAGVAPGKQRIYSHAGYVLLQLVLERRYRTPISRLVESRILAPLGMHATSIPERGPDDRAIMDEATRRRVVQGYSDQGSAIGPVGNQQSYFDFPGTGQMFSSARDLATFVAACADGRSIDPHLREALRMTQREAFHVDQKFGQATFGQAMAWETVHLPDVTIVDKPGGLNNASGYIGLVPARRIGIVMLANRGDYPHEIARYKILPALARLLTAHG, from the coding sequence ATGATCGCGCAAATGCGCGATATCGTTGCCGCCGAGCTCGCTCCCACCGTAACGCCGGATCATCCGGGCGGCCTCGCCGTCGCGCTCCATGCCGGCAATCATGTCGAATTCTTCAGCTACGGCTTCGCCGACGACGCCACCAGGCGGCCGGTGACGCCGGACACGCTGTTCAACCTCGCCTCCTTGCGGAAGCCGTTCGAGGCCACGCTGGTGGCATCAGGCACGCTCCGCGGCGAGTTGCGGCTCGACGATCCCCTGCCGAAATATCTGCCGGCGCTGAACGGTGACTATATCCGCAAGGTCACCGTCGGCCAGCTCGCGACGCACACTTCGGGGCTGTTGCTGCCGACCGATCACCCGCCCTGGCCGAACGACTCCTACACGCAGGCGCAATTCGTCGCCATGCTCAATGCCTGGACACCGCCGGCGGGCGTCGCGCCCGGCAAGCAGCGCATCTACAGTCATGCCGGATACGTGCTGCTTCAGCTCGTGCTGGAGCGCCGCTATCGCACACCGATCTCAAGGCTGGTCGAGAGCCGTATCCTCGCGCCGCTCGGCATGCACGCCACGTCCATTCCCGAGCGTGGACCCGATGACCGCGCGATCATGGACGAGGCCACGCGACGGCGCGTTGTCCAGGGCTATTCCGACCAAGGCAGCGCGATCGGTCCGGTTGGCAACCAGCAGAGCTATTTCGACTTCCCCGGCACCGGCCAGATGTTTTCATCCGCGCGCGATCTTGCGACATTCGTCGCAGCCTGTGCCGATGGCCGCTCGATCGATCCGCATCTGCGCGAGGCGCTGCGGATGACACAGCGCGAAGCCTTCCACGTCGACCAAAAGTTCGGCCAAGCTACCTTCGGGCAAGCGATGGCCTGGGAGACCGTGCACCTGCCCGACGTCACTATCGTCGACAAGCCGGGTGGTCTCAACAACGCCTCCGGCTATATCGGCCTGGTGCCCGCACGACGGATCGGCATCGTGATGCTCGCCAATCGTGGCGACTATCCGCACGAGATCGCTCGCTACAAGATTTTGCCGGCGCTGGCCCGGCTGCTGACCGCGCACGGCTGA
- a CDS encoding HAMP domain-containing sensor histidine kinase: MWNRPRFDLKVRLTLRVAAISAACFAAISAYFLITADRTAHARIDGIAAIVAKTLELQQGKVLWAANPRSDFPNLDPVSAYVMTPGLCLAFRGTSGEMLQRFCSGAPIPEDPPPQIFTAFYHSLFDPGREAARPVILRGTKLGDAVVSVDPAVQTAEAWHEAGRLMLALAIALPLLCVLVYAALARALSPTRMIRAGLERIAANDLTTRLPPFDLAELSAVRDVFNHLAESLDTALAERAELTRKLIALQDEERRHLARELHDEFGQSLAAIRALASSARQTAAQDCPALLGECDGIARTASGMMETLRGQLFRLRPPDVEELGLVASLEGLVAGWNGRSRGETRFAIRFDGTFETLPATISANLYRIVQEALTNAAKHAGATKVSLELSMQADEITLAIDDDGRSTDPASKSGMGLLGMRERVAALRGRLSFEAGATGGSALRVVIPLASAGPQALEHAA; this comes from the coding sequence ATGTGGAACCGCCCGAGATTCGATCTCAAGGTCCGCCTGACCTTGCGCGTGGCCGCCATATCGGCCGCCTGTTTCGCCGCGATATCGGCCTATTTCCTGATCACGGCCGATCGCACCGCTCATGCCCGCATCGACGGCATCGCCGCCATCGTCGCGAAGACGCTGGAGCTGCAACAGGGCAAGGTGCTGTGGGCAGCGAACCCGCGCTCGGACTTCCCCAACCTCGATCCCGTCTCGGCCTATGTCATGACGCCCGGCTTGTGCCTTGCCTTCCGTGGCACCAGCGGCGAAATGCTCCAGCGCTTCTGTAGCGGCGCGCCGATCCCCGAGGATCCGCCGCCGCAGATCTTCACGGCGTTCTATCACAGCCTATTCGACCCCGGCCGCGAGGCGGCGCGGCCCGTGATCCTGCGCGGAACGAAGCTCGGCGACGCAGTGGTCTCGGTCGATCCAGCCGTGCAGACGGCGGAGGCCTGGCACGAGGCCGGCCGCCTGATGCTGGCGCTCGCGATTGCACTGCCGCTGTTATGCGTGCTGGTCTACGCGGCGCTGGCCCGCGCCCTGAGCCCTACCCGCATGATCCGCGCCGGCCTCGAGCGGATCGCGGCCAACGACCTCACCACGCGGCTGCCGCCGTTCGATCTCGCCGAGCTCTCCGCAGTCCGCGACGTCTTCAATCATCTCGCTGAAAGCCTCGACACGGCGCTGGCCGAACGCGCCGAGCTGACCCGGAAACTGATCGCCCTCCAGGACGAGGAACGCCGGCATCTCGCCCGGGAGCTGCATGACGAATTCGGCCAATCGCTGGCTGCGATCCGCGCGCTCGCCTCCTCCGCCCGCCAGACCGCCGCGCAGGATTGCCCCGCCTTGCTCGGCGAGTGCGACGGCATCGCGCGAACTGCGTCAGGCATGATGGAGACCTTGCGCGGGCAGCTGTTCCGCCTGCGTCCGCCCGATGTCGAGGAGCTCGGGCTCGTCGCCAGCCTCGAGGGTCTCGTTGCCGGCTGGAACGGACGCAGCCGCGGCGAGACGCGCTTTGCGATCCGCTTCGACGGCACGTTCGAGACCCTGCCGGCCACGATCAGCGCCAATCTCTACCGTATCGTGCAGGAAGCGCTGACCAACGCCGCCAAGCACGCCGGCGCCACCAAGGTCAGCCTCGAACTGTCGATGCAAGCCGACGAGATCACGCTCGCCATCGACGATGACGGCCGCTCGACCGACCCCGCGTCGAAATCCGGCATGGGCCTGCTCGGCATGCGCGAGCGCGTTGCGGCGCTGCGCGGCCGACTGAGCTTTGAGGCCGGCGCCACCGGCGGCTCCGCGCTGCGCGTCGTCATTCCGCTCGCGTCCGCAGGTCCGCAGGCGCTGGAGCACGCGGCATGA
- a CDS encoding ABC transporter substrate-binding protein translates to MPTLRTTSAILLVTLALAGSARAEIKGDAIRIGVLTDMNGIFATAMGPGSVEAARMAAEEFGGKVNGKQIEILQADHQNKPDLAASLARKWFSDGVQAIADGGSSGAALAVQELVRSNGKIFLVSGAGANQLTDDACAPSSVQWTQDAYSTATAVVSGVMQASKEPWFFITGDYAFGHSIETTARDRITALGGKVAGSVKAQLGTPDYSSFLLQAQSSGAKILAINVAGDNATVIKQAEEFGLAEQGMKIVPMSFQNVDIEAVGLKATRGDLIVTSFFEDVSPAARKFSDAFYARRKAMPSQIQAGVYSAVRHYLQAVKDTDSDDSATVMARMKATPVSDAYTPNGHIREDQRMVHDLYLVQVKTPEESKGPWDFVKLVATIPPDQAFRPLDRSKCSLVGK, encoded by the coding sequence ATGCCCACCCTCCGCACGACATCTGCCATCCTGCTGGTCACGCTGGCGCTCGCTGGCTCTGCGCGCGCCGAGATCAAGGGCGACGCCATCCGCATCGGCGTCCTCACCGACATGAACGGCATTTTTGCAACCGCGATGGGCCCGGGCTCAGTCGAGGCGGCGCGGATGGCGGCGGAGGAGTTCGGCGGCAAGGTCAACGGCAAGCAGATCGAGATCCTGCAGGCCGATCACCAGAACAAGCCGGACCTCGCCGCCTCGCTCGCCCGAAAATGGTTCAGCGACGGCGTGCAGGCGATCGCGGATGGCGGCAGCTCCGGCGCGGCACTTGCGGTGCAGGAGCTGGTGCGCAGCAACGGAAAGATATTCCTGGTGTCCGGCGCCGGCGCCAACCAGCTCACCGATGACGCCTGCGCGCCCAGCAGCGTGCAGTGGACCCAGGACGCCTATTCGACCGCCACCGCAGTCGTCTCCGGCGTCATGCAGGCCAGCAAGGAGCCTTGGTTCTTCATCACCGGCGACTATGCCTTCGGCCATTCGATCGAGACGACTGCGCGGGATCGCATCACAGCGCTCGGCGGCAAGGTCGCCGGCAGCGTCAAGGCGCAGCTCGGCACGCCCGATTACTCGTCCTTCCTGCTCCAGGCGCAGTCCTCGGGCGCGAAGATCCTGGCGATCAACGTCGCCGGCGACAACGCCACCGTGATCAAGCAGGCCGAGGAATTCGGCCTCGCCGAACAGGGCATGAAGATCGTGCCGATGTCGTTCCAGAACGTCGATATCGAAGCCGTTGGCCTCAAGGCCACGCGCGGCGATCTCATCGTCACCTCGTTTTTCGAAGACGTCTCGCCGGCCGCCCGAAAATTCTCGGATGCGTTCTATGCGCGTCGCAAGGCGATGCCTTCACAGATCCAGGCCGGCGTCTATTCCGCCGTGCGTCACTACCTGCAAGCCGTGAAGGACACCGACTCCGACGACAGCGCCACCGTGATGGCCAGGATGAAGGCGACGCCGGTGTCTGATGCCTACACGCCCAACGGCCACATCCGCGAGGATCAGCGGATGGTGCACGATCTCTATCTCGTGCAGGTCAAGACGCCCGAGGAGTCGAAGGGACCGTGGGACTTCGTCAAGCTGGTCGCGACCATCCCGCCCGACCAGGCCTTCCGCCCGCTCGACCGCAGCAAGTGCAGCCTGGTCGGCAAATAA
- a CDS encoding DUF3280 domain-containing protein produces MRHILSLLSFLVLFVVGLDGRAVAAEATIALDDFSYTDTSAEPVDQSAAHERRLQAFMVALRRDIAADPRYRLAPSAQEGAAFKVIGGIQKTSTLVQWAKVAVIDVGARKVVMDKLYTFRGDNDESWERAEIFVSREVMAALATPAPIALAVFDFELEDTTAASAGASAASDASYLAEVTASVREALGQSGRYRIVEVGGEAAKVRALHDCDGCEAAIAQRIGADQSLIGVVRRVSRTEYTLGFQVRDAKTGAVLARGDSGLRMGADYSWKRGAVRLVSERLVENH; encoded by the coding sequence ATGCGCCATATCCTGTCGTTGCTGTCTTTCCTTGTTCTGTTCGTTGTCGGGCTGGATGGCCGGGCCGTCGCCGCGGAGGCTACGATCGCGCTCGACGATTTCAGCTACACCGATACCTCGGCCGAGCCTGTCGACCAGAGCGCCGCCCACGAGCGGCGGCTCCAGGCGTTCATGGTCGCGCTCCGGCGCGACATCGCCGCCGACCCGCGCTACCGGCTGGCACCGTCGGCGCAGGAGGGGGCGGCGTTCAAGGTGATCGGCGGCATCCAGAAGACGAGCACCCTGGTGCAATGGGCCAAGGTCGCGGTAATCGACGTCGGCGCCAGGAAGGTCGTCATGGACAAGCTCTACACCTTCCGCGGCGACAACGACGAGTCCTGGGAGCGTGCCGAGATCTTCGTATCCCGCGAGGTCATGGCCGCGCTCGCCACACCCGCGCCGATCGCGCTGGCCGTGTTCGATTTCGAGCTCGAAGATACGACCGCCGCCTCCGCAGGGGCGTCCGCCGCGTCGGATGCGTCGTACCTCGCAGAAGTCACCGCCAGCGTGCGCGAGGCTCTGGGGCAATCCGGCCGCTACCGGATCGTCGAGGTTGGCGGCGAGGCGGCAAAGGTGCGGGCCTTGCACGACTGCGATGGCTGCGAAGCGGCGATCGCGCAAAGAATCGGCGCGGACCAGTCGCTGATCGGTGTGGTGCGGCGGGTCAGCCGCACGGAATACACGCTCGGCTTCCAGGTCCGCGATGCCAAGACCGGCGCGGTGCTGGCGCGTGGCGACAGCGGCCTGCGTATGGGCGCGGACTATTCGTGGAAGCGCGGCGCCGTTCGCCTTGTGAGCGAACGGCTGGTCGAGAACCACTAG
- a CDS encoding SRPBCC family protein, whose amino-acid sequence MTNAALSQWSIDREIVMSRVIDAPRDLVFEAWSDPKHLPQWFGPKGFKIETFEIDVRVGGVWRFNMTGPDGTVYPNRMRFLRIERPSFMEMDHGGDQDDDPGMFRFTITFAEQANGKTVLMMRQLAASTEQRDGMIGFGAVEYGYQTLDKLAAYVGGLKK is encoded by the coding sequence ATGACGAACGCTGCCCTGTCGCAATGGTCGATCGACCGCGAGATCGTGATGTCGCGCGTGATCGACGCGCCGCGTGATCTGGTGTTCGAGGCGTGGTCCGATCCGAAGCATCTGCCACAATGGTTCGGGCCGAAGGGTTTCAAGATCGAGACCTTCGAGATCGACGTGCGCGTCGGCGGCGTCTGGCGTTTCAACATGACCGGTCCCGACGGCACGGTCTATCCGAATCGCATGCGCTTCCTCCGCATCGAGCGGCCGTCCTTCATGGAGATGGATCACGGCGGCGACCAGGACGATGATCCCGGCATGTTCCGCTTCACGATCACCTTCGCCGAGCAGGCCAACGGCAAGACCGTGTTGATGATGCGGCAGCTTGCAGCAAGCACCGAGCAGCGCGACGGCATGATCGGTTTCGGCGCCGTCGAATACGGGTACCAGACGCTGGACAAGCTCGCGGCCTATGTGGGCGGGCTGAAGAAATAA